In Diceros bicornis minor isolate mBicDic1 chromosome 24, mDicBic1.mat.cur, whole genome shotgun sequence, the following are encoded in one genomic region:
- the PLEKHD1 gene encoding pleckstrin homology domain-containing family D member 1, with amino-acid sequence MFTSKSNSVSPSPSLEQADSDALDISTKVQLYGVLWKRPFGRPSAKWSRRFFIIKESFLLYYSESEKKSFETNKYFNIHPKGVIPLGGCLVEAKEEPSMPYAMKISHQDFHGNILLAAESEFEQTQWLEMLQESGKVTWKNAQLGEAMIKSLEAQGLQLAKEKQEYLDKLMEETEELCLQREQREELERLNQVLEAEKQQFEEVVQELRVEQEQIKRELELTARCLKGVEQEKKELRRLTESLQQTLEELSIEKKKTLEMLEENENQLQTLASQSEQPPPSGGLHSNLRQIEEKMQQLLEEKLLAEKRMKENEERSRALEEEREFYSSQSQALQNSLQELTAQKQQAEQELKAEVKVRMDLERRLREAEGALRSLEQGLNSKVRNKEKEERMRADVSHLKRFFEECIRNAELEAKMPVIMKNSVYIHKAATRRIKSCRFHRRRSSTSWNDMKPSQSFMTSQLEANNMEELKEVAKRLSRDQRFRESIYHIMATQPGPASALPRGGK; translated from the exons GTTTTTCATCATCAAAGAGAGCTTTCTTCTTTACTACTCTGAGAGCGAAAAAAAGAGTTTTGAAACCAATAAATACTTCAATATACATCCTAAG GGTGTCATCCCTCTGGGGGGCTGCCTGGTGGAGGCCAAGGAAGAGCCCAGCATGCCCTATGCCATGAAAATTTCCCACCAGGACTTCCAC GGAAACATCTTGCTGGCTGCCGAGTCAGAGTTTGAGCAGACCCAGTGGCTGGAGATGCTGCAGGAGTCTGGGAAGGT gaCTTGGAAGAACGCCCAGCTGGGAGAAGCCATGATCAAAAGCCTGGAGGCCCAGGGGCTGCAGTTGGCCAAGGAGAAGCAGGAGTACTTAG ACAAACTGATGGAAGAGACCGAAGAACtctgccttcagagggagcagagagag GAGCTCGAGCGCCTTAACCAGGTGCTGGAGGCCGAGAAGCAGCAGTTCGAGGAGGTGGTGCAGGAGCTGAGAGTGGAGCAGGAGCAGATCAAGAG GGAGCTGGAACTGACTGCGAGATGTCTCAAGGGTGTGGAGCAAGAGAAAAAGGAGCTGAGGCGCCTCACAGAGTCCCTGCAGCAGACGCTGGAG GAACTCtccatagaaaagaagaaaaccctGGAAATGCTGGAGGAGAATGAGAACCAACTGCAGACACTGGCCAGTCAGAGTGAGCAGCCCCCTCCCAGCGGGGGTCTCCATAGCAACCTAAGGCAGATCGAGGAGAAGATGCAGCAGCTCTTGGAGGAGAAGCTCCTGGCGGAGAAGCG GATGAAGGAGAACGAGGAGCGCTCGCGGGCCCTGGAGGAGGAGCGGGAGTTCTACTCCAGCCAGTCCCAGGCGCTGCAGAACTCGCTGCAGGAGCTGACGGCACAGAAGCAGCAGGCCGAGCAGGAGCTCAAG gctgaggtgaAGGTCCGCATGGACCTGGAGAGGCGTCTGCGGGAGGCAGAGGGGGCCTTGCGGAGCCTGGAACAAGGGCTCAACTCCAAGGTGCGGaacaaggagaaggaggagaggatgCGGGCTGACGTGAGCCATCTGAAAA GGTTCTTTGAGGAGTGCATCCGGAACGCggagctggaggccaagatgCCGGTCATCATGAAGAACTCCGTGTACATCCACAAGGCGGCCACTCGCCGCATCAAGAGCTGCCGCTTCCACCGGCGCCGGTCCAGCACCTCCTGGAATGACA TGAAGCCGTCTCAGTCCTTCATGACCTCCCAGCTGGAAGCCAACAACATGGAGGAGCTGAAGGAGGTGGCCAAGCGGCTCAGCCGAGACCAGCGCTTCCGGGAATCCATCTACCATATCATGGCGACCCAGCCTGGACCAGCCTCAGCGCTTCCCCGGGGCGGGAAGTGA